In Ferroplasma sp., a single window of DNA contains:
- a CDS encoding XRE family transcriptional regulator codes for MLPSIEELRKMRKSLGISQKELARISGVSQSYIARLEKGEINPAYDKVRKIFEYLNTSGNRARDIDIKAEFIMTKDVDTCEMNDSIISALNKMREKGYSQLPVVTSDKRIIGTITESDINDMLIKGTSIESLKLLTVKKVMGKVLPQLDKNSPISMIYPLLKYSNAVLIVDGAELKGIITKADVLKAVETYG; via the coding sequence ATGCTTCCGAGTATTGAAGAATTGAGGAAAATGCGCAAATCACTGGGTATTAGCCAGAAGGAACTGGCACGGATCAGTGGTGTAAGCCAGTCATACATTGCCAGGCTGGAAAAGGGAGAAATAAACCCTGCTTACGATAAGGTCAGGAAGATATTTGAATATCTGAACACCTCCGGAAACCGCGCACGGGATATAGATATTAAAGCCGAATTTATAATGACAAAGGATGTTGATACATGCGAAATGAACGATTCTATAATATCCGCATTGAACAAAATGAGGGAAAAAGGCTATTCACAGCTTCCGGTTGTAACCTCTGATAAACGGATCATCGGGACAATTACCGAGTCTGACATCAATGACATGCTTATAAAGGGCACAAGCATAGAATCATTGAAGCTTTTGACAGTGAAAAAGGTAATGGGGAAAGTCCTGCCGCAGCTGGATAAAAATAGCCCCATATCAATGATATATCCACTTTTAAAATACTCCAACGCTGTGCTGATAGTAGATGGTGCTGAGCTCAAGGGAATAATTACAAAGGCTGATGTACTAAAGGCAGTTGAAACTTATGGGTAA
- a CDS encoding CDP-2,3-bis-(O-geranylgeranyl)-sn-glycerol synthase, giving the protein MGNIILFTIYGIILFAPAFIANPGAVITGGHFVMDMGKTYRGKRILGDGKSWSGFIGGSLIGVLSGIIIYYAVHILNIPYPDYGKNLLDAVLVLIPMSFGSLLGDITGSFVKRRIGMKRGAKGSILDQWPFVLVSFFMVFIFARPFFISVYGDLLPVIVILVITPPIHRGVNILAYKFKMKDVPW; this is encoded by the coding sequence ATGGGTAATATCATACTGTTCACAATATACGGGATAATACTTTTTGCACCGGCATTTATAGCAAATCCAGGGGCGGTGATTACTGGCGGTCATTTTGTAATGGACATGGGCAAAACATACAGGGGCAAGAGAATTCTTGGGGATGGAAAATCATGGTCCGGATTCATCGGTGGCTCCCTTATCGGCGTTCTATCCGGCATTATAATTTACTATGCTGTCCATATTCTGAATATACCGTATCCTGATTATGGCAAAAATCTCCTTGATGCCGTGCTGGTTCTCATCCCAATGAGTTTTGGGTCGCTTCTGGGGGATATAACAGGGTCATTCGTAAAAAGAAGGATCGGCATGAAGCGTGGTGCCAAAGGCTCTATACTGGACCAGTGGCCATTTGTTCTGGTGTCATTTTTCATGGTCTTTATATTTGCAAGACCTTTTTTTATTTCCGTTTACGGTGACCTGCTGCCTGTGATTGTAATACTTGTTATAACCCCACCAATACACAGGGGCGTGAATATACTGGCGTACAAATTTAAAATGAAGGATGTTCCATGGTAA
- the pth2 gene encoding peptidyl-tRNA hydrolase Pth2 has translation MVKMVIAVRKDISMGKGKIAAQVAHAAVACTLISMKKNKKTFNEWYATGQKKVVVKVDSLQEIYKIKEECKIRGVISEIITDAGFTQIIPGTVTCIGVGPDEDDLLDQITGDYGLL, from the coding sequence ATGGTAAAAATGGTTATTGCTGTAAGAAAGGATATTTCAATGGGAAAGGGGAAAATTGCTGCACAGGTGGCACATGCTGCAGTTGCATGCACCCTTATCTCAATGAAAAAAAACAAGAAAACGTTCAATGAATGGTATGCAACCGGCCAGAAGAAGGTTGTGGTAAAGGTGGATAGCCTCCAGGAAATATATAAAATAAAGGAGGAATGCAAAATCCGCGGTGTTATCAGTGAAATAATAACAGACGCAGGCTTTACACAGATTATCCCTGGAACTGTTACATGCATAGGCGTCGGCCCTGATGAGGATGATCTGCTGGATCAGATAACCGGAGATTACGGCTTACTCTGA
- a CDS encoding DUF763 domain-containing protein gives MENHGSSILPLHYGHPPEYLYRRMVKLGGIISDIIIGNYGEDFYLNRLADPFWFHSLSLAIGFDWNSSGTTTATLGALKEYINKGDSLKILGGKGRHMGTIKDEFDSLEAEGNIPSGKIDRIRKDAKLIGRVDEKLLQDGFNLYMQFIIMDYHGNYTIVNQGMNSESHLARRYHWKNSSRDLYNDARNGISGFENMIKLDLSTRKSDRNRSDIIDIIKDNPLKYSRQRSLDNFMESAPALDLNYRIDWNRMRELYEYNPGTFQELMEIPGLEKSTIRALSYLAEIIYGDAPSFSDPVKYSFCLGGKDGVPKPVNVHDYDVAINFYREILHGNRYYGGITRRLSRMIHEGSP, from the coding sequence GTGGAAAACCACGGTTCTTCTATACTGCCCCTGCATTACGGCCATCCTCCAGAATATCTGTACAGAAGAATGGTAAAGCTTGGCGGTATAATTTCTGATATAATAATAGGGAATTACGGTGAGGATTTTTATCTGAACAGGCTTGCAGATCCATTCTGGTTCCATTCCCTGTCCCTGGCCATTGGCTTTGACTGGAATTCCAGTGGAACCACCACTGCAACCCTTGGCGCCCTGAAGGAATACATAAATAAGGGAGACAGCCTGAAAATACTGGGCGGGAAGGGCAGGCATATGGGGACAATAAAGGATGAATTTGATTCACTTGAAGCGGAAGGAAACATACCATCCGGGAAAATAGATAGAATAAGAAAGGATGCAAAATTGATAGGAAGGGTTGATGAAAAACTACTGCAGGATGGGTTCAACCTGTATATGCAGTTCATAATAATGGATTATCATGGAAATTATACAATCGTGAACCAGGGAATGAATTCAGAATCGCATTTGGCGAGAAGGTACCACTGGAAGAACAGCAGCAGGGACCTGTATAATGATGCCAGAAACGGTATTTCTGGGTTTGAGAACATGATAAAGCTGGATCTGTCCACCAGGAAAAGTGATAGAAATAGGTCTGATATTATTGATATAATTAAAGATAATCCCCTAAAATACAGCAGGCAGAGGTCGCTGGATAATTTTATGGAATCAGCACCGGCTCTGGATTTGAATTATAGAATTGACTGGAACAGGATGAGGGAACTTTATGAGTATAATCCAGGGACTTTTCAGGAATTGATGGAGATTCCTGGGCTGGAAAAGTCCACCATAAGGGCCCTTTCATACCTCGCAGAAATTATATACGGGGATGCGCCATCATTTTCAGATCCTGTAAAATATTCTTTCTGCCTTGGCGGGAAGGACGGGGTGCCAAAGCCGGTAAATGTCCACGATTACGATGTGGCCATAAATTTTTACAGGGAAATCCTCCACGGGAACCGGTATTATGGGGGAATAACAAGGAGGCTGTCAAGGATGATCCATGAAGGTTCACCATGA
- a CDS encoding hydantoinase/oxoprolinase family protein produces the protein MVTVSIDIGGTFTDIIIIDGEIHYYKVPTTPANPEQAVLEGLGKYLHNNIDEFIHATTIATNSLLGQYGLELPRTALITTKGFRDVIEIGRQNRPELYNLDFHRPKTLIPSKFRYEADERTDVNGHIIKKLDTDSMENVKNSLIKNKVKSVAICFLHSYMNPENEVNLKNYLSEYFDNISISYGVSPEPREYERTSTTVVNSVLMPVVSGYLKRLKSVLDKFGSPEINMMSNAGGLVSVDEVIKKPVNIIESGPAAGVIAASEFSSILGIDKVISFDMGGTTSKAGTVINHNVEITAEYEVGGSSHHGRIVKGSGYPVRFPFIDLSEVSSGGGTVIWKDKTGALNIGPMSAGSEPGPVAYNRGGKEPTLTDSNLVMGIINDKMSGSDKILRKDLALKALEKLGDPYEVAESAIKLANLEMARAIRLVTVERGLDPAEFTLFGFGGAGPQVTMPVADELGIKNVIIPPEPGVFSALGLMLANIKYEARMSYPEDLEGGFTELEQKLKYQVKEPEFLRYADCRYVGQGSELTIPVKVADRESIISDFTDTHNRTFGFTLDRPVEILTIRVFAVKKRIKPDIKSGKNIESKPVERKVYINGKWENVYVYQREGLPVGKEITGPAVIEEDGSSTFVPPKWKIFRGENNELRAVKL, from the coding sequence ATGGTTACAGTATCTATAGATATTGGCGGGACATTTACTGATATCATAATAATAGATGGGGAAATACACTATTATAAGGTGCCGACAACACCCGCCAATCCTGAGCAGGCAGTTTTGGAAGGGCTGGGTAAATACCTCCATAATAATATTGATGAGTTTATACACGCCACGACGATTGCCACAAATTCTCTTCTTGGCCAGTACGGGCTTGAGCTCCCGCGGACAGCACTTATTACAACAAAGGGCTTCAGGGATGTAATTGAGATAGGCAGGCAGAACCGGCCTGAATTATACAATCTTGACTTCCACAGGCCGAAAACGCTCATACCATCAAAATTCAGGTACGAGGCAGATGAACGTACGGATGTCAATGGGCACATAATTAAGAAGCTGGATACCGATAGCATGGAAAACGTTAAAAATTCCCTTATAAAAAATAAGGTAAAATCTGTTGCAATATGCTTTTTACACTCATATATGAATCCAGAAAATGAGGTTAACCTCAAAAATTATCTTTCAGAATATTTTGACAATATATCAATATCATATGGCGTATCTCCCGAGCCCAGGGAGTATGAAAGGACGTCAACTACTGTTGTCAATTCAGTATTGATGCCCGTGGTGTCAGGATATCTCAAGAGATTGAAATCGGTTCTGGATAAATTCGGATCTCCTGAAATAAATATGATGTCAAATGCCGGTGGCCTGGTATCAGTAGATGAGGTAATTAAAAAACCGGTCAATATAATAGAATCCGGCCCTGCTGCAGGTGTCATAGCAGCCAGTGAATTCTCATCCATACTGGGTATCGACAAAGTTATCAGCTTTGACATGGGAGGAACAACTTCCAAGGCCGGAACTGTGATAAATCATAATGTTGAGATTACTGCAGAATATGAGGTGGGGGGGTCATCACATCATGGCAGGATAGTTAAGGGTTCCGGATATCCTGTCAGATTCCCATTTATAGATCTCTCCGAGGTATCCTCTGGTGGGGGCACTGTAATATGGAAGGATAAAACAGGTGCCCTGAATATCGGGCCAATGAGTGCTGGATCAGAACCAGGGCCAGTTGCATACAACCGTGGTGGGAAGGAACCCACGCTTACCGATTCAAACCTTGTAATGGGAATCATAAATGACAAAATGTCCGGGTCTGATAAAATACTGAGAAAGGACCTGGCCCTGAAGGCCCTTGAAAAACTTGGAGACCCCTATGAGGTTGCAGAATCTGCAATAAAGCTCGCAAACCTTGAAATGGCCAGGGCAATACGGCTTGTCACTGTGGAGAGGGGGCTGGATCCGGCAGAATTCACCCTTTTCGGATTCGGCGGTGCCGGGCCACAGGTTACAATGCCCGTGGCAGATGAACTGGGAATAAAGAATGTAATAATACCACCGGAGCCCGGAGTATTCAGTGCACTGGGGTTGATGCTTGCCAATATAAAATACGAGGCAAGGATGTCCTATCCAGAGGATCTGGAGGGTGGATTTACAGAGCTGGAGCAGAAGCTGAAATACCAGGTAAAGGAACCGGAGTTCCTGAGATACGCAGATTGCAGATATGTGGGTCAGGGGTCTGAGCTGACCATCCCTGTTAAAGTGGCTGACAGGGAAAGCATAATCTCTGATTTTACAGATACTCATAACAGAACATTCGGGTTCACCCTGGACAGGCCTGTTGAAATACTCACAATAAGAGTTTTTGCTGTTAAAAAGAGGATAAAGCCTGATATTAAATCAGGCAAAAATATAGAAAGCAAACCTGTTGAGAGGAAGGTCTATATAAATGGGAAATGGGAAAATGTTTATGTATACCAGAGGGAAGGCCTGCCAGTAGGGAAGGAAATTACAGGGCCTGCCGTAATTGAGGAGGATGGTTCAAGTACCTTTGTACCTCCAAAATGGAAGATATTCCGCGGGGAAAACAATGAATTAAGGGCGGTGAAATTATGA